A stretch of the Polyangiaceae bacterium genome encodes the following:
- the secF gene encoding protein translocase subunit SecF produces MNLIPLGRVYDFMGQRRLFIALSLIAFFAALVGIFAPGLGLRMGTDFKGGTEIEVGFTGKVSASDVSSAVKAIGFSHPDVIRVDDPNNENHYIIRVQEVTTISPEKQAEVEKSLCVGDGLPADVCTPNRSATEVKFSPGGDKITARFRDAPDMAFIKERIAAVGGLALRPGANNPSLQSERDNKVEIQLMSKGDQLMAGLRDKLGADKVPAEPMRSEWIGPKAGAQLRDAALKAIAISIVFIMAYIAFRFDLRFAPGAVFAMLHDAVTVLGFLVLVRREVNLTTVAAVLTIVGYSINDTVIVFDRVRENLSKLRGRSFHSLINHSISEMLNRTLLASGTTVFSLGGLFFFGTGTLKDFALTLIVGIVLGTYSSIYVALPLTEWLDHTFFAKMGKAKKKIGEARKTAPAV; encoded by the coding sequence ATGAACCTGATTCCGCTCGGCCGCGTGTACGACTTCATGGGGCAGCGCCGCCTGTTCATTGCGCTGTCGCTCATCGCGTTCTTCGCCGCGCTCGTGGGCATCTTCGCGCCGGGCCTCGGTCTGCGCATGGGCACCGACTTCAAAGGCGGCACCGAGATCGAGGTCGGCTTCACCGGCAAGGTCTCGGCGAGCGACGTCTCGTCGGCGGTCAAGGCGATCGGCTTCTCGCACCCGGACGTGATCCGGGTGGACGACCCGAACAACGAGAACCACTACATCATCCGCGTCCAGGAGGTCACGACCATCTCGCCGGAGAAGCAGGCGGAGGTCGAGAAGAGCCTGTGCGTCGGCGACGGCTTGCCCGCCGACGTGTGTACGCCGAACCGAAGCGCCACCGAGGTCAAGTTCAGCCCGGGAGGCGACAAGATCACCGCGCGCTTCCGCGACGCGCCCGACATGGCGTTCATCAAGGAACGCATCGCGGCGGTCGGTGGCTTGGCGCTGCGCCCCGGCGCGAACAACCCCTCGCTCCAGAGCGAGCGTGACAACAAGGTCGAGATCCAGCTGATGAGCAAGGGCGACCAGCTCATGGCGGGTCTCCGCGACAAGCTCGGCGCCGACAAGGTGCCGGCGGAGCCGATGCGGTCCGAGTGGATCGGGCCCAAGGCCGGCGCTCAGCTGCGCGACGCCGCGCTCAAGGCCATCGCGATCTCGATCGTGTTCATCATGGCCTACATCGCCTTCCGCTTCGACCTGCGCTTCGCCCCCGGCGCGGTCTTCGCCATGCTGCACGACGCGGTCACCGTGCTCGGCTTCTTGGTGCTGGTGCGCAGGGAGGTGAACCTGACGACGGTCGCCGCCGTGCTCACCATCGTCGGCTACTCGATCAACGACACGGTGATCGTCTTCGACCGCGTGCGCGAGAACTTGAGCAAGCTCAGAGGCAGGAGCTTCCACAGCCTGATCAACCACAGCATCTCGGAGATGCTGAACCGCACGCTGCTCGCCAGCGGGACCACGGTGTTCAGCCTGGGCGGCCTGTTCTTCTTCGGCACGGGCACGCTCAAGGACTTCGCGCTGACGCTGATCGTGGGCATCGTGCTCGGCACCTACTCGTCGATCTACGTCGCGCTGCCCCTCACGGAGTGGCTGGACCACACCTTCTTCGCCAAGATGGGCAAGGCCAAGAAGAAGATCGGTGAGGCGCGCAAGACGGCGCCGGCGGTCTAG
- a CDS encoding cation:proton antiporter codes for MVHDISVLMTFAGGLTGALLLGFLAHRLKVSPIVGYLLAGVAVGPFTPGFVADRAIAEQFAEIGVILLLFGIGLRFHLKEMIAMWRVVVPGALLQSTMSTLALALLLRSLGWSWAAGLVLGMAISVASTVVMALVLAERRDLHAPIGYIAIGWTVVEDLLTVIMLLLLPILFAPSGVASSSAGAALGLAGVKVVGLVAVVVVLGRWVIPGALERIEKTRSRELFTLSVLVLAVGIAVGSARLFGVSMALGAFLAGLAVGRSEFAARAAGDAVPMRDAFAVLFFVSVGMLFDPRSLGQAPLVIAAVLGVVVVVKPIAAMLSVRLLGIPWATAVPVGAAFSQIGEFSFIVGTVARELGLIGDAGWNALVGASIISIVLNPVIYRWARRVSSKGPDLAAATDRARQEIEPNRSILVGYGPVGRIVHRLLTERGAEVTVIDLNLDTVRGLRAEGFAAVYGDVLRAGTLDEAGIATAGSLILSADVEDSAELIRQARLANPDLRVLARCTHLRDASALRRAGADVVAAGEAEVGVALAEAVTADDQVDQDRAVEQRFEIRSRLYAAPAAER; via the coding sequence ATCGTGCACGACATCAGCGTCCTCATGACCTTCGCCGGAGGCCTCACCGGGGCCCTGCTCCTCGGCTTCCTGGCGCATCGACTCAAGGTCTCTCCCATCGTCGGCTACCTGCTAGCGGGTGTGGCGGTCGGCCCGTTCACGCCGGGCTTCGTCGCCGATCGCGCCATCGCGGAGCAGTTCGCCGAGATCGGCGTCATCCTGCTGCTCTTCGGCATCGGCCTGCGCTTTCACCTGAAAGAGATGATCGCGATGTGGCGCGTGGTCGTGCCCGGGGCGCTGCTCCAGAGCACGATGTCCACGCTGGCGCTGGCGCTGCTCTTGCGCTCGCTCGGCTGGAGCTGGGCCGCCGGGCTCGTCTTGGGCATGGCGATCAGCGTGGCCAGCACCGTCGTCATGGCCCTGGTGCTGGCCGAACGGCGCGATCTACACGCCCCGATTGGCTACATCGCGATCGGCTGGACCGTGGTGGAAGACCTGCTCACGGTCATCATGCTCCTCCTCTTGCCGATCTTGTTTGCGCCGAGCGGGGTCGCGAGCTCGAGCGCGGGCGCCGCCCTCGGGCTGGCCGGCGTGAAGGTCGTCGGGCTGGTCGCCGTGGTGGTGGTGCTCGGCCGATGGGTGATCCCAGGCGCGCTCGAACGCATCGAGAAGACCCGCTCGCGCGAGCTGTTCACGCTCTCGGTGCTGGTCCTGGCGGTGGGCATCGCGGTCGGATCCGCGCGACTCTTCGGCGTCTCGATGGCCCTCGGCGCGTTCCTCGCAGGGCTCGCCGTCGGGCGCTCCGAGTTCGCGGCCCGCGCTGCCGGAGACGCGGTGCCGATGCGCGATGCCTTCGCCGTGCTCTTCTTCGTCTCGGTCGGCATGCTGTTCGACCCGCGGAGCCTCGGACAGGCCCCGCTCGTGATCGCGGCGGTGCTGGGGGTGGTGGTCGTCGTCAAGCCGATCGCCGCCATGCTCAGCGTCCGGCTGCTCGGCATCCCGTGGGCGACGGCCGTCCCGGTCGGGGCGGCCTTCTCCCAGATTGGCGAGTTCAGCTTCATCGTCGGCACGGTCGCCCGCGAGCTCGGGCTCATCGGCGACGCCGGCTGGAACGCGCTGGTGGGTGCGTCGATCATCTCGATCGTGCTGAACCCCGTCATATACCGCTGGGCTCGACGCGTCTCGTCGAAGGGACCCGACCTCGCCGCGGCCACCGACCGAGCGCGCCAGGAGATCGAGCCGAATCGCAGCATCCTGGTCGGGTACGGCCCGGTCGGCCGGATCGTCCACCGACTGCTGACGGAGCGTGGGGCCGAGGTCACGGTGATCGACCTCAACCTGGACACGGTGCGCGGTCTTCGCGCCGAGGGCTTCGCCGCGGTCTACGGCGACGTGCTCCGGGCCGGGACCCTCGACGAAGCGGGCATCGCCACGGCCGGCAGCCTGATCCTCAGCGCGGACGTCGAAGACAGCGCGGAGCTCATCAGGCAAGCGCGGCTCGCGAACCCCGACCTGCGCGTGCTCGCGCGCTGCACCCACCTGCGCGACGCCTCCGCGCTACGCCGCGCCGGCGCGGACGTGGTGGCCGCCGGCGAGGCCGAGGTCGGCGTCGCCCTGGCCGAGGCGGTGACCGCCGACGACCAGGTGGACCAGGACCGAGCAGTCGAGCAACGCTTCGAGATCCGGAGCCGTCTCTACGCCGCCCCCGCGGCCGAGCGCTAG
- a CDS encoding type II toxin-antitoxin system VapC family toxin, with product MARATRRGTTLEGRGGAVRCGLRRALGPSPGALRRTRLFLRGLPVEGRLKAPGTVPRILGYVAQITFYVPDEIARRLRRDAKRAGKRRRAGKPIGANDMLIAATTLAHRATLVTRDGDDFLRVPGLRVEIW from the coding sequence CTGGCACGAGCGACGCGCCGCGGGACCACGCTCGAAGGCCGAGGCGGAGCTGTACGATGCGGTCTACGACGAGCGCTCGGACCATCACCTGGCGCGCTTCGGCGGACGCGCCTGTTTCTGCGGGGATTGCCGGTGGAAGGCCGGCTGAAGGCCCCGGGCACGGTTCCACGGATACTTGGGTATGTGGCCCAGATCACCTTCTACGTTCCCGACGAGATCGCGCGGCGCCTGAGGCGCGACGCGAAGCGCGCTGGCAAGCGTCGCCGGGCTGGCAAGCCGATTGGTGCCAACGACATGCTCATCGCGGCGACGACCCTGGCGCACCGCGCGACGCTGGTGACCCGGGACGGCGACGACTTCCTGCGGGTCCCGGGGCTGCGCGTCGAGATCTGGTAG
- a CDS encoding serine/threonine protein kinase, protein MPVTLGEVIDGKYRIERLLGEGGMGAVFEAENVRIHRRVAIKLLHPHVAEMGAIVQRFEREAQAAGRIGNDHIMEVLDLGTLPDGSRYIVMEYLDGEPLAMRIERLGKVPARELAELTLQTLEGLGAAHAAGIVHRDLKPDNIYILKEKAGRRDFVKLIDFGISKFQKGGPEGMQMTQTGAVLGTPYYMSPEQAAGSQEVNASTDLYAIGVILYEAATGRRPFESDSFQQLLFQIVLGELPDPKTLNPELDDGFVSIILKAMSRDPASRFESAAAFSTALREWLASGKAVVVPPKSTVNPALAGIVAPTLVQEASPVAGVTASNDTSAAGSWAQSHAFEAQPPKKTKGLLIGAAAAVLVVAAVAVVALARLGSRTQPATATPEPSAEEAAAAVGVVPGAPAVPELPAPPGDTPAAAVPIAAGTPVPTRPGLPAPPQVPGAPPAPSGAAAPPLPSATPEPPQAPPPPPVAPPPPKPKPTGQPGTDFGY, encoded by the coding sequence ATGCCGGTAACGCTCGGTGAGGTGATCGACGGCAAGTACCGGATCGAGCGGCTGCTCGGCGAAGGGGGCATGGGCGCCGTCTTCGAGGCCGAGAACGTGCGCATTCACCGGCGCGTGGCCATCAAGCTCCTCCACCCGCACGTCGCGGAGATGGGCGCCATCGTGCAGCGCTTCGAGCGGGAGGCACAGGCCGCCGGCCGCATCGGCAACGACCACATCATGGAGGTCCTGGACCTCGGCACGCTCCCGGACGGCTCCCGCTACATCGTGATGGAGTACCTCGACGGTGAGCCGCTCGCGATGCGCATCGAGCGGCTGGGCAAGGTCCCCGCCCGCGAGCTGGCCGAGCTGACCTTGCAGACGCTGGAGGGGCTGGGCGCGGCCCACGCCGCGGGCATCGTCCACCGCGATCTCAAGCCCGACAACATCTACATCCTCAAGGAGAAGGCCGGCCGGCGCGACTTCGTCAAGCTGATCGACTTCGGCATCTCCAAGTTCCAGAAGGGCGGACCGGAGGGGATGCAGATGACGCAGACCGGCGCGGTGCTGGGCACGCCCTACTACATGTCCCCCGAGCAAGCCGCCGGCTCGCAGGAGGTCAACGCGAGCACCGATCTCTACGCCATCGGAGTCATCCTCTACGAGGCCGCGACGGGACGGCGGCCCTTCGAGTCGGACTCGTTCCAGCAGCTCCTGTTCCAGATCGTGCTGGGCGAGTTGCCGGACCCGAAGACGCTGAACCCCGAGCTCGACGACGGGTTCGTCAGCATCATCCTGAAGGCCATGTCGCGCGATCCGGCGTCGCGCTTCGAGAGCGCCGCGGCCTTCTCGACGGCGCTGCGCGAGTGGCTCGCGAGCGGGAAGGCCGTCGTGGTCCCGCCCAAGTCCACCGTCAACCCGGCGCTCGCCGGCATCGTCGCGCCCACCTTGGTGCAGGAGGCTTCGCCGGTCGCCGGCGTCACCGCGAGCAACGACACCTCGGCCGCGGGCAGCTGGGCGCAGTCCCACGCTTTCGAGGCCCAGCCACCCAAGAAGACCAAGGGGCTCTTGATCGGCGCCGCCGCGGCGGTGCTCGTGGTCGCTGCCGTCGCCGTCGTCGCGCTGGCGCGTCTCGGCTCGCGCACACAGCCCGCGACCGCGACGCCGGAGCCGTCCGCGGAAGAGGCCGCTGCAGCCGTGGGCGTCGTACCCGGCGCGCCCGCGGTGCCGGAGCTGCCCGCCCCGCCGGGCGACACGCCTGCCGCGGCCGTCCCGATCGCGGCGGGCACTCCAGTTCCCACGCGCCCAGGTCTACCCGCGCCACCACAAGTGCCCGGGGCGCCACCCGCGCCGAGCGGCGCGGCCGCTCCTCCGCTGCCGTCGGCGACGCCCGAGCCACCTCAGGCGCCTCCGCCCCCGCCGGTCGCGCCTCCTCCGCCGAAGCCAAAGCCCACCGGGCAGCCAGGCACGGACTTCGGCTACTGA
- a CDS encoding formate--tetrahydrofolate ligase, protein MKTDAEIARSVTPRPIAEIADRLGISHERLIPYGRDKAKVELSVLNEPRRRTRPPKLVLVSAITPTPAGEGKTTTTIGLGQALSKLGESVCLALREPSLGPCMGVKGGATGGGYSQVMPADSINLHFTGDFHAITAAHNLLAAVLDNHIHFSSGVQINPRRVLWRRVIDMNDRALRNVIIGLGGVMQGVPRETGFDITAASEVMAMLCLADGYDDLRRRIDRTLVAFTFEGKPVTAGELKATGAVLALLKDALMPNLVQTLEGTPCFVHGGPFANIAHGCNSVLATRMAMHFADWTVTEAGFGFDLGAEKFFDIKCAGAGLDTAAVVLVATVRALKMHGGVKKDDLAGKNVAAVEAGLPNLEKHIENIRCFGESPVVALNRFGADSDEEIAVVRRFCEKAGVPFALSDHHARGGEGALDLAKALIKHAEATPKPFKPLYDWSSPVVDKIRTICQRIYGANDVELTAAAKRDLEDVERLGYAGLPVCMAKTQNSLSDDPNRRGRPTDFEVTVRNIQINSGAGFLVVLTGDIMRMPGLPKHPASENIDVVDGRIVGLR, encoded by the coding sequence ATGAAGACGGACGCAGAGATTGCTCGCTCGGTCACGCCGCGACCCATCGCCGAGATCGCCGACCGGCTCGGCATCTCCCACGAACGCCTGATCCCCTACGGCCGCGACAAGGCGAAGGTCGAGCTCTCCGTGCTGAACGAGCCGCGCCGGCGCACGCGTCCGCCCAAGCTGGTGCTGGTCTCGGCCATCACGCCGACCCCGGCCGGAGAAGGCAAGACCACCACGACCATCGGGCTCGGACAGGCGCTGTCGAAGCTCGGCGAGTCGGTCTGCCTGGCGCTGCGCGAGCCCTCGCTCGGGCCGTGCATGGGCGTCAAGGGCGGCGCGACCGGCGGTGGCTACAGCCAGGTGATGCCGGCCGACTCCATCAACCTGCACTTCACTGGCGACTTCCACGCCATCACGGCTGCGCACAACCTCTTGGCGGCGGTGCTCGACAATCACATCCACTTCTCGTCCGGAGTGCAGATCAACCCGCGCCGCGTGCTGTGGCGCCGGGTCATCGACATGAACGACCGCGCGCTGCGCAACGTCATCATCGGCCTGGGCGGTGTGATGCAGGGCGTGCCGCGCGAGACCGGCTTCGACATCACCGCGGCCTCCGAGGTCATGGCCATGTTGTGCCTCGCCGACGGCTACGACGACCTGCGCCGCCGCATCGATCGCACGCTGGTGGCCTTCACCTTCGAGGGCAAGCCGGTGACCGCCGGGGAGCTCAAGGCCACCGGCGCCGTGCTCGCGCTGCTGAAGGACGCCCTGATGCCCAACCTGGTGCAGACTCTGGAAGGCACGCCTTGCTTCGTCCACGGCGGGCCTTTCGCCAACATCGCCCACGGCTGCAACAGCGTGCTCGCCACGCGCATGGCCATGCACTTCGCCGACTGGACCGTCACCGAAGCGGGCTTCGGCTTCGATCTGGGCGCGGAGAAGTTCTTCGACATCAAGTGCGCCGGGGCCGGTCTGGACACGGCCGCCGTGGTGCTGGTCGCCACGGTCCGCGCCCTGAAGATGCACGGCGGCGTGAAGAAGGACGACCTCGCCGGAAAGAACGTGGCCGCGGTCGAGGCGGGCCTGCCGAACCTGGAGAAGCACATCGAGAACATCCGCTGCTTCGGCGAGTCACCGGTGGTGGCGCTGAACCGGTTTGGCGCCGACTCGGACGAGGAGATCGCCGTCGTCCGGCGCTTCTGCGAGAAGGCTGGCGTGCCCTTCGCGCTCAGCGACCACCACGCGCGCGGGGGCGAGGGGGCGCTCGATCTGGCCAAGGCGCTGATCAAGCACGCCGAGGCGACGCCCAAACCGTTCAAGCCGCTCTACGACTGGAGCTCGCCGGTGGTGGACAAGATCCGCACCATCTGCCAGCGCATCTACGGCGCCAACGACGTCGAGCTTACGGCGGCCGCGAAGCGCGACCTGGAGGACGTCGAGCGCCTCGGCTACGCGGGGCTGCCCGTGTGCATGGCCAAGACCCAGAACTCGCTCTCCGACGACCCGAACCGCCGCGGTCGGCCCACCGACTTCGAGGTCACGGTCCGCAACATCCAGATCAACTCCGGAGCGGGTTTCCTGGTGGTGCTCACCGGCGACATCATGCGTATGCCTGGTCTGCCCAAGCACCCCGCCTCGGAGAACATCGACGTGGTGGACGGGCGCATCGTCGGTCTCAGGTGA
- a CDS encoding universal stress protein, translated as MTDRSQHQTTHHQQSLPAPDALRSLLVPLDLSANADRVAGRAALLPLARSAELTLLHVMPKGLPPASARKAKALAHEALGSTARRLEQALPRSLRIQTVTTSGSPAVEIARYADASGAELTVMGRGGSRALRDVFLGSTAERAIQRGKVPVLVVRLPVEAPYRRPALALTLDPAVPHALTWLLRLIPPPRTRVEVIHAFDVPFEGLTDLTLDDAEEGRKRHGERVERELVSVLQSALARAGVPPAGTPTWRTHVRHGDLKTVVVRTVEKTNPDLLVLGAECYSGITRAFFGMTAGDVLREVSCDVLVVPPSEPGSRTS; from the coding sequence ATGACCGATCGCAGTCAGCACCAGACGACACACCACCAGCAGTCCCTACCCGCACCCGACGCCCTCCGCTCGTTGCTCGTCCCGCTCGACCTGTCCGCGAACGCAGACCGCGTGGCAGGCCGCGCCGCGCTCTTGCCGCTGGCTCGAAGCGCAGAGCTGACGCTCCTGCACGTCATGCCCAAGGGCTTGCCGCCAGCCTCCGCGCGCAAGGCGAAGGCGCTGGCTCACGAGGCGCTCGGCTCCACCGCGCGACGGCTCGAGCAGGCGTTGCCCAGGAGCCTCCGCATCCAAACCGTGACGACGAGCGGCAGCCCTGCGGTCGAGATCGCCCGCTACGCCGACGCTTCCGGCGCCGAGCTGACCGTGATGGGCCGCGGAGGTAGCCGAGCGCTGCGCGACGTCTTCCTCGGCTCGACGGCAGAACGCGCCATCCAACGTGGAAAGGTCCCGGTGTTGGTGGTCCGACTGCCCGTGGAGGCTCCGTATCGGCGGCCTGCGCTCGCGCTGACCCTGGACCCCGCCGTCCCGCACGCGCTCACTTGGCTGTTGCGGCTGATCCCTCCGCCACGGACTCGCGTGGAGGTGATCCACGCCTTCGACGTCCCCTTCGAGGGGTTGACCGACCTCACCCTGGACGACGCCGAGGAGGGCCGCAAACGCCATGGCGAGCGCGTCGAGCGCGAGCTGGTGAGCGTGCTCCAGAGCGCGCTCGCCCGGGCCGGCGTCCCGCCCGCGGGCACGCCCACCTGGCGGACACACGTGCGGCACGGCGATCTGAAGACGGTCGTCGTGAGGACGGTCGAGAAGACCAACCCCGACCTGTTGGTGCTCGGCGCAGAGTGCTACTCGGGCATCACCCGCGCATTCTTCGGGATGACCGCCGGCGACGTGCTGCGTGAGGTCTCCTGCGACGTGCTGGTGGTCCCACCCTCCGAGCCGGGATCTCGGACGAGCTGA
- a CDS encoding thiolase family protein translates to MTEIAIIEAVRSAVGRAHKGSLALKRPDELAGDVIRGLLARVPGVSPAQIDDVVLGCAMPEGEQGLNVARLAAILGGVPVETSAMTINRFCSSGLQAIALAAGSIALGHHDIVIAGGVESMSTVPMTGNKISASPELMETMPSAYTPMGITAENVAKRFEISRTQQDEFSLESQEKAAAARKAGRFEDEVVTVQAIEFAAGQRSKRDFRNDELIREGLSLEALGQLKPSFMLGGSVTPGNSSPLSDGAAAALVMTKAKASELGLKPKAYFRAYTTAGVDPAIMGIGPIPAVRKLLGKTGLSMADIDLFEVNEAFAAQAVYVQRELGIPEEKLNVNGGAIALGHPLGCTGAKLTATIIRELERRGKKRGIVTMCIGGGMGAAGLIELA, encoded by the coding sequence ATGACCGAGATCGCCATCATCGAAGCCGTCCGTTCGGCCGTCGGCCGCGCTCACAAGGGGTCCCTCGCGCTGAAGCGGCCGGATGAGCTGGCCGGAGACGTGATCCGGGGCTTGCTCGCCCGGGTCCCCGGGGTCTCACCGGCCCAGATCGACGACGTGGTGCTCGGCTGCGCCATGCCCGAGGGCGAACAGGGCCTGAACGTGGCGCGGCTGGCCGCCATCTTGGGCGGCGTCCCGGTCGAGACCAGCGCCATGACCATCAACCGCTTCTGCTCGAGCGGTCTCCAGGCCATCGCCCTGGCGGCGGGCTCCATCGCGCTCGGTCACCACGACATCGTGATCGCGGGTGGCGTCGAGAGCATGAGCACGGTGCCGATGACGGGTAACAAGATCAGCGCCAGCCCGGAGCTGATGGAGACCATGCCGAGCGCCTACACGCCCATGGGCATCACCGCCGAGAACGTGGCCAAGCGCTTCGAGATCAGCCGCACGCAGCAGGACGAGTTCTCGCTCGAGAGCCAGGAGAAGGCCGCGGCGGCCCGCAAGGCCGGCAGGTTCGAGGACGAGGTCGTCACCGTGCAGGCCATCGAGTTCGCGGCCGGGCAGCGCAGCAAGCGCGACTTCAGAAACGACGAGCTGATCCGCGAAGGTCTCTCGCTCGAGGCGCTCGGGCAGCTCAAGCCGAGCTTCATGCTCGGCGGCAGCGTCACGCCGGGCAACTCGTCGCCGCTCTCGGACGGCGCGGCCGCCGCTCTGGTGATGACGAAGGCCAAGGCGAGCGAGCTCGGGTTGAAACCGAAGGCCTACTTCCGCGCCTACACGACCGCCGGCGTGGACCCGGCCATCATGGGCATCGGGCCCATCCCCGCCGTCCGCAAGCTGCTGGGCAAGACCGGCCTCTCGATGGCCGACATCGACCTGTTCGAGGTGAACGAGGCCTTCGCCGCGCAGGCCGTTTACGTGCAGCGCGAGCTGGGGATCCCCGAGGAAAAGCTCAACGTGAACGGCGGCGCCATCGCCCTCGGGCACCCGCTCGGCTGCACCGGCGCCAAGCTCACCGCGACGATCATCCGCGAGCTCGAGCGCCGCGGAAAGAAGCGCGGCATCGTGACCATGTGCATCGGCGGCGGCATGGGAGCCGCGGGTCTGATCGAGCTCGCCTGA
- a CDS encoding tyrosine-protein phosphatase yields the protein METAAWLLLPLAVACATTRAEERGDASSAASVSPAVAPTASASASASASASASAGPAERPASWAVRVDKPGLPNLHKLGDGYYRGAQPSAEGMAELQKLGVKTVVNLRAVNSDRDEIGKLPLGYEHISFKAWHAEDEDVVRFLKIVTDPAKQPVFVHCQHGADRTGTMTAIYRILVQGWTKQEAIAEMTQGNFGFHSIWKNLIEYVEKLDVEKIRKQAGLPAPPKRQ from the coding sequence GTGGAGACCGCGGCGTGGTTGCTGTTGCCCTTGGCCGTCGCTTGCGCGACGACGCGGGCGGAGGAGCGGGGCGACGCCTCGAGCGCGGCCAGCGTGAGCCCGGCGGTGGCGCCGACGGCGAGCGCTTCTGCGAGCGCTTCTGCGAGCGCTTCTGCGAGCGCGGGCCCTGCCGAGCGCCCGGCGAGCTGGGCCGTGCGGGTGGACAAGCCCGGGCTACCGAACCTGCACAAGCTCGGTGACGGCTACTACCGCGGCGCGCAGCCCAGCGCCGAAGGCATGGCCGAGCTCCAGAAGCTGGGCGTGAAGACCGTGGTCAACCTGCGCGCCGTCAACTCCGATCGCGACGAGATCGGCAAGCTGCCGCTCGGCTACGAGCACATCAGCTTCAAGGCCTGGCACGCCGAGGATGAAGACGTGGTGCGCTTCCTGAAGATCGTCACCGATCCGGCGAAGCAGCCCGTGTTCGTCCACTGCCAGCACGGCGCCGACCGCACCGGGACCATGACGGCCATCTATCGCATCCTCGTGCAGGGCTGGACCAAGCAAGAGGCCATCGCCGAGATGACCCAGGGCAATTTCGGCTTTCATTCGATCTGGAAGAACCTGATCGAATACGTCGAGAAGCTCGACGTGGAGAAGATCCGGAAGCAAGCCGGACTGCCGGCGCCTCCCAAGCGTCAGTAG